TTTTGTTCGCTTAAAAACTTAGAAAGGTAAAGTGAACATGGAAAATATTGAAATTGTATTGGACATCGATACCCTTGAAATTTTTCAAGTAATCAGACATGATTGTACTCCAGTTGATGAAATCGTTAATGAACAATTAACATTGTTTGAAACTATTTAATTTCATTTCTTTTCAAAAATGGTATTAGCTATGAAGAAAAATAATTTATATGAACAATTGATTAATAGTGAACCAATGGGATTTATTGATCCTCTAACAGATCTTGGAGAGTTTGATATCTATCAGATGAAATTTAAAGAGCCTGTTAGGCACTTGAAAAACAAATATTCTGACCAACCCTATTCACTGCATTGGCAGAATAAAATTGAGGAAATGCGTAGCTTATTTATTGAGTATCAAAAAAGTTTGAGGGAAGAAGTAGAAGAGGAGATCATTATTAGCTCCAGAGCAAGAAGAGCAGAAAATAAAGAGTATCTCAATGAAATCGTACATACCTATTTGAAGCTTGGCTTTAAATTTCCTGAAATTGAAAAACGTGTATCACTATCTGTGAAGCGTTTAAGAAATCAGTGGAACAGAAGGGATCATATTTCAAGCCATAAGATAGTTGTATTATTCAAAGATGACTTAAAGAATGGTTACTATGATTCTAAGGATTATTTACCAAAAAATTCGGGATTGAAGCTATAAATGAAGAAAGAAAATATGAATCTAAATAAAATTTTTAGTCTAGTTATAAAAGATGGACTACGAGAATATAAATTTAAAAATAGTCATCTTAAACCTCTTGATTATCAAGAGGAAGGAAATAAAGGTTCTATTTTCGCCTATCGATCAAAAGAAAATATGATCAGTGCTAAAGGTGTTGTTATTACTTCAGTTGAAGCACTGAAAGAGAACGACACTCAGTTTACTCACTGGACACCTAATGTTTATCGATACGGGACCTATAGTGATGCTCGACGTTTATATACTCGAGGTCATGCTGAGAAAAACCTTCGTCAGATTAATTGTTTCTACGTCGACTTTGATAATCCGCCTGAAGGCGAAAACATTAATTCGGGAGACATTTTAACTGCCT
This Streptococcus urinalis 2285-97 DNA region includes the following protein-coding sequences:
- a CDS encoding modification methylase Sau96I, which codes for MKKNNLYEQLINSEPMGFIDPLTDLGEFDIYQMKFKEPVRHLKNKYSDQPYSLHWQNKIEEMRSLFIEYQKSLREEVEEEIIISSRARRAENKEYLNEIVHTYLKLGFKFPEIEKRVSLSVKRLRNQWNRRDHISSHKIVVLFKDDLKNGYYDSKDYLPKNSGLKL